A single window of Liolophura sinensis isolate JHLJ2023 chromosome 6, CUHK_Ljap_v2, whole genome shotgun sequence DNA harbors:
- the LOC135467630 gene encoding ras association domain-containing protein 8-like: MELKVWVDGIQRVICGVSDSTTCQDIVLALAHATGRTGRFTLIEKWRSNERPLAPDEQPLQVLHKWGEYATDVQFMLIQTDRDGLKSPSRTRLPSHDKKDRFTHNFTPPHHGDSSIKRSFTFSGAHSGNSFTSPARKREKFREVFHENSISEESELGSSSHVPHPSLSLSKSAKPTAVSRSPTHKLPGAPSSNHRRESHLSALDGNSQQKSPHRSTTVNSDSTSNSQVVRSNGRPIPKPRSRSSSSTTSNGPKCLDTYLSQNSPPDFQEAWSSSPLPEFEEYDLDRNFPDASPQARVAKSRVTNASKADSNSSSDESQEYSNLVKLVSEQQDRLQVQESEISKIETEIKQLEEKGHAEEERLRQLEGEILSWEGRTGVCEQELEDLVSQRWQDQLEAQVQAEHSLKAEMDALRTQITNCQQQIVEMVRKRESIIEDIECEKKDISEREKKEAEVELRVKQEVADVQKKISEKQTEIEKGHATLEELTKEVKDLDAAILEKKLQVAELESSLKEANLQQFVITPPETPNHLEEGESALFKQLHRPPATRKPSPQDFSSTVTTSEHPDGVWV; this comes from the exons ATGGAGCTAAAGGTGTGGGTGGACGGTATACAGCGGGTGATCTGCGGAGTTTCTGATAGCACCACCTGTCAGGATATCGTGCTGGCGCTAGCCCATGCCACTGGCCGCACAGGCAGATTCACGCTCATAGAAAAGTGGCGGAGTAATGAGCGACCATTGGCACCTGATGAGCAGCCATTACAGGTGCTACACAAGTGGGGAGAGTACGCTACAGATGTTCAGTTTATGCTGATACAGACTGACAGAGATGGCCTGAAGTCGCCATCAAGGACTAGACTTCCTTCACATGACAAAAAGGATCGTTTTACACATAATTTCACTCCGCCTCACCATGGGGACTCTTCCATTAAGCGATCTTTTACATTCAGTGGTGCTCATTCTGGGAATTCCTTCACATCCCCTGCTAGAAAGCGGGAAAAGTTTCGCGAAGTATTTCACGAAAACTCCATTTCTGAGGAAAGTGAGTTAGGATCATCATCTCATGTGCCACACCCCTCACTCTCCCTCTCAAAATCTGCCAAACCTACAGCAGTGTCACGCTCACCCACTCATAAACTGCCTGGTGCTCCCTCATCCAATCACAGACGAGAGTCTCATCTCTCAGCTTTAGATGGCAACAGTCAACAGAAATCTCCACATAGGTCTACCACAGTGAACTCAGACTCCACCAGTAATAGTCAGGTGGTGCGCTCTAATGGACGACCTATACCCAAACCTCGCAGTCGCAGTTCCTCTTCCACCACTAGTAATGGACCCAAATGTCTGGATACTTACCTATCCCAGAATTCCCCTCCAGACTTTCAGGAAGCCTGGTCGTCGAGCCCGCTACCTGAATTCGAGGAGTACGATCTGGATAGGAACTTTCCTGATGCATCGCCTCAGGCTCGGGTTGCTAAGAGTCGAGTGACTAACGCATCTAAGGCAGACAGCAACTCCTCATCTGACGaatctcaagaatattccaatTTAGTGAAGCTGGTCAGCGAACAGCAGGACAGACTTCAGGTACAGGAGTCTGAGATCAGCAAGATAGAGACAG AAATCAAGCAGTTGGAGGAGAAGGGTCATGCTGAGGAGGAGCGTTTGCGTCAGTTGGAGGGTGAAATCTTGAGCTGGGAGGGAAGGACAGGTGTGTGTGAGCAGGAGCTGGAGGACCTGGTATCTCAGCGCTGGCAGGACCAGCTCGAGGCTCAGGTACAGGCAGAACATAGCCTCAAGGCAGAGATGGACGCCTTACGGACACAGATCACAAACTGTCAACAACAGATTGTGGAAATGGTCAGAAAAAGAGAAAGTATTATTGAAGACATTGAGTGTGAGAAGAAGGACATTTCGGAAAGGGAGAAAAAAGAGGCTGAGGTTGAACTGCGAGTTAAGCAGGAAGTAGCTGATGTTCAGAAAAAGATCAGCGAAAAACAGACTGAGATTGAAAAGGGTCATGCGACACTAGAGGAGTTAACCAAAGAAGTGAAGGACCTAGACGCGGcaattttggagaaaaagttGCAGGTTGCTGAGTTAGAGAGTAGCTTGAAGGAAGCCAATCTACAGCAGTTTGTGATAACACCGCCAGAAACACCCAACCATCTGGAGGAAG GGGAATCTGCCTTGTTTAAACAGCTGCATCGGCCTCCAGCGACACGTAAGCCCAGTCCACAAGACTTCAGTTCCACAGTGACCACCAGTGAACACCCTGATGGAGTGTGGGTCTGA